In a genomic window of Microterricola viridarii:
- a CDS encoding NAD(P)-dependent oxidoreductase, which translates to MSGISLLGLGAMGLPMSEVLLARGRQLTVWNRTAAKAEALAARGAIVAATPADAATAVTLTVLPDLGDVVAVVDGSAERGGADGLRAGWRAAGIARPVLVVMGTVSPTAVRAYANELAAEGIRLVDAPLSGGVIGAREARLSIMVGGESADVAPLLPLLGELGSTVRHMGSSGSGALAKACNQMIVASSIAAISEAMLLARQSGLDRAALLELISGGLAGSEILRQKGQNWVTESFEPGGMAEYQLKDLNFALASAADVGVDLPVAATTRGLFSALVDAGDGGLDHTGVFRELERRAFGPAHGSGARA; encoded by the coding sequence ATGAGCGGGATCTCGCTCCTCGGACTCGGCGCGATGGGGCTGCCGATGAGCGAGGTCCTGCTCGCTCGCGGTCGGCAGCTGACCGTGTGGAACCGCACGGCGGCGAAGGCTGAGGCCCTCGCCGCCCGCGGGGCCATCGTGGCGGCGACCCCGGCGGATGCCGCGACCGCCGTCACCCTCACCGTGCTGCCCGACCTCGGCGACGTCGTCGCCGTCGTCGACGGCAGCGCGGAGCGGGGCGGGGCCGACGGTCTCCGCGCCGGCTGGCGGGCCGCCGGCATCGCCCGGCCGGTGCTCGTCGTGATGGGCACCGTCTCGCCGACGGCCGTGCGCGCCTATGCGAATGAGCTCGCGGCCGAGGGGATCCGGCTGGTCGACGCCCCACTCAGCGGCGGGGTGATCGGTGCCCGCGAGGCGCGCCTGAGCATCATGGTGGGTGGGGAGTCCGCCGACGTCGCCCCGCTGCTGCCGCTCCTCGGTGAGCTCGGCAGCACCGTGCGCCACATGGGGTCGAGCGGCAGCGGTGCGCTGGCCAAGGCCTGCAACCAGATGATCGTCGCCTCAAGCATCGCGGCCATCTCCGAGGCCATGCTGCTGGCCAGGCAGAGCGGGCTCGATCGCGCCGCGTTGCTCGAGCTCATCAGCGGCGGGCTGGCCGGCTCCGAGATTCTGCGCCAGAAGGGGCAGAACTGGGTCACCGAGTCGTTCGAGCCCGGCGGCATGGCCGAGTATCAGCTCAAAGACCTGAACTTCGCGCTCGCCTCGGCTGCCGACGTCGGAGTCGACCTGCCGGTGGCCGCCACGACGCGGGGGCTGTTCTCCGCACTCGTCGATGCCGGTGACGGCGGGCTGGATCACACCGGAGTCTTCCGGGAGCTCGAACGGCGGGCTTTCGGCCCGGCACACGGATCAGGAGCACGGGCATGA
- a CDS encoding NAD(P)-dependent oxidoreductase, with product MSTITFVGIGAIGVPMARLLVGAGHDVTGVDPFEAARQRAEAAGVSAVASFAEAAPAELVIVMVATPAQLDELVGQAGDRAAGQSWVIMSTVGPDAVRAAAERLAAVGARVVDAPVTGGVARATTGELLVFASGRPELLASVTPALAVLGTVRAVGDRIGDGQAIKVVNQHLCSVHIVAAAEALNLAESLGLDSAEVLELIGGGAAGSWMLGDRGPRMLLDADVPVTSTVNIFVKDSGLVADAAAGSGADVPLLLHARQRFVDAAAAGLGLHDDSRVIEGYRRG from the coding sequence ATGAGCACGATCACCTTCGTCGGAATCGGCGCGATCGGCGTGCCGATGGCCCGGCTGCTCGTCGGCGCCGGCCACGACGTCACCGGCGTCGACCCGTTCGAGGCGGCCAGGCAGCGGGCGGAAGCGGCCGGCGTGAGCGCCGTCGCATCCTTCGCCGAGGCAGCGCCGGCCGAACTCGTCATTGTCATGGTCGCCACGCCGGCGCAGCTGGACGAGCTGGTCGGCCAGGCCGGCGACCGCGCGGCCGGCCAGAGCTGGGTGATCATGTCGACGGTCGGTCCGGATGCCGTGCGCGCCGCGGCCGAGCGCCTGGCGGCCGTCGGCGCCCGCGTGGTCGATGCCCCCGTCACGGGCGGCGTCGCCCGGGCGACGACCGGCGAGCTGCTCGTGTTCGCCTCGGGCCGGCCGGAGCTGCTGGCATCCGTCACCCCCGCCCTCGCGGTGCTCGGCACGGTGCGCGCGGTCGGCGATCGCATCGGCGACGGTCAGGCGATCAAGGTCGTCAACCAGCACCTCTGCTCGGTGCACATCGTGGCCGCGGCCGAGGCGCTGAACCTCGCCGAGTCACTCGGCCTCGACTCAGCCGAGGTGCTCGAGTTGATCGGCGGTGGGGCGGCCGGCTCCTGGATGCTCGGCGACCGGGGGCCGCGCATGCTGCTCGACGCCGACGTTCCCGTCACGAGCACCGTGAACATCTTCGTCAAGGACAGCGGGCTCGTCGCCGACGCCGCGGCCGGCAGCGGTGCAGACGTGCCGCTGCTGCTGCACGCCCGGCAGCGCTTCGTCGATGCCGCAGCTGCCGGGCTCGGGCTGCACGACGACAGCAGGGTCATCGAGGGCTACCGCCGGGGCTAG
- a CDS encoding SDR family NAD(P)-dependent oxidoreductase: MSEQLTAIVTGAGSARGIGRATARRLAAQGWAVGVIDLDGAAAVATAEEIAAEFGVPTFGVAADVTDEASVDAAVTAIEAALPPLGALANIAGITSPTRFFNTTLEEWNRVMSINATGTYVVSKRVAATLVERGYGRIANMSSVSAVRGGGVFGGVPYSAAKAAILGLTRALARELGPTGVTVNAVTPGVVDTDIRAGATSPELEAKLSADVPVGRQATPDEVAALFAFLLSPDAGYLTGATYDINGGSHIY, encoded by the coding sequence ATGTCTGAGCAACTCACCGCCATCGTCACCGGGGCGGGTTCCGCGCGCGGCATCGGCCGCGCCACCGCCCGCCGCCTGGCCGCGCAGGGCTGGGCGGTCGGCGTCATCGACCTCGACGGTGCCGCCGCGGTCGCCACCGCCGAGGAGATCGCCGCGGAGTTCGGGGTGCCGACCTTCGGCGTCGCCGCCGACGTCACCGACGAGGCCTCGGTCGACGCCGCCGTGACCGCGATCGAGGCGGCGCTGCCGCCGCTCGGAGCGCTCGCCAACATCGCCGGCATCACCTCCCCCACCCGCTTCTTCAACACCACGCTCGAGGAGTGGAACCGTGTGATGAGCATCAACGCCACCGGCACCTACGTGGTCAGCAAGCGCGTCGCCGCGACGCTCGTCGAGCGCGGCTACGGCCGCATCGCCAACATGTCCTCTGTCTCGGCCGTGCGCGGTGGCGGCGTCTTCGGCGGCGTGCCGTACTCGGCGGCCAAGGCCGCGATCCTCGGCCTCACCCGGGCTCTCGCCCGGGAGCTCGGCCCGACCGGCGTGACCGTCAACGCAGTCACCCCCGGCGTTGTGGACACCGACATCCGGGCAGGGGCCACCTCGCCGGAGCTCGAGGCCAAGCTCTCCGCCGACGTGCCCGTCGGCCGCCAGGCCACCCCCGACGAGGTCGCCGCGCTGTTCGCCTTCCTGCTCAGCCCGGATGCCGGCTACCTGACGGGCGCGACCTACGACATCAACGGCGGCTCGCACATCTACTAG
- a CDS encoding sugar phosphate isomerase/epimerase family protein gives MSFNADRVICSTITLRHLPLPEALAGIAEQGFSGIDLGALPGVCNHVPFVLDEDAVEVVAAQVRASGLAVRSINADIGDLNLPIDAAGQAGRDRHMALLLDLAVAIGSTAIVLPNGAQSAEPVDSLDADIDRVAAQLARAADASEARGIELWVEAPHFHRLVNDLGRTAAFLPRLDPRIGVVLDVSHIVASGGTPREFLAAHTERTRHVHLRDAEPGYINHSIGRGRVDFVDAIAALGEAGYRGALSLELETRDTEDADRARVAREAAEFISGLLPTL, from the coding sequence TTGTCTTTCAACGCCGACCGCGTCATCTGCTCCACCATCACGCTGCGGCACCTCCCGCTTCCCGAGGCGCTGGCGGGCATCGCCGAGCAGGGCTTCAGCGGCATCGACCTCGGCGCACTCCCCGGCGTGTGCAACCACGTGCCCTTCGTGCTCGACGAGGATGCCGTCGAAGTCGTCGCCGCGCAGGTGCGCGCGTCCGGCCTCGCCGTGCGCTCCATCAATGCCGACATCGGAGACCTGAACCTCCCGATCGACGCCGCGGGCCAGGCGGGCCGCGACCGCCACATGGCACTGCTGCTGGATTTGGCCGTCGCCATCGGCAGCACCGCCATCGTGCTGCCGAACGGCGCACAGTCCGCGGAGCCCGTCGACAGCCTTGACGCCGACATCGACCGTGTCGCCGCGCAGCTGGCCCGCGCCGCCGACGCCTCGGAGGCGCGCGGCATCGAACTCTGGGTCGAGGCGCCGCACTTCCACCGGCTTGTGAACGATCTCGGGCGCACCGCCGCGTTCCTGCCCCGGCTGGATCCGCGCATCGGCGTCGTGCTCGACGTGAGCCACATCGTGGCATCCGGCGGCACCCCGCGGGAATTCCTTGCCGCCCACACCGAGCGCACCAGGCACGTGCACCTGCGCGATGCCGAGCCCGGCTACATCAATCACAGCATCGGGCGCGGCCGGGTCGACTTCGTCGATGCCATCGCGGCCCTGGGCGAGGCCGGCTACCGCGGCGCTCTCTCACTCGAGCTCGAGACCCGCGACACCGAGGACGCAGATCGCGCCCGCGTCGCCCGCGAGGCCGCCGAGTTCATCTCCGGGCTGCTCCCCACCCTCTGA
- a CDS encoding dihydroxyacetone kinase family protein, with protein MTRLFNAPADFPEELLEGFVAAYPRHVRAVRGGVVRAGRHDEVAVIAGGGSGHYPAFCGLVGAGLAHGAVVGNLFSSPSAQQAHSVGRAADAGRGVIFSFGNYAGDVMHFGRAAEQLSAEGVRAECVIVTDDIASASVDEMDKRRGVAGDLVVFKVMGAAAAEGWDLDDVVRVGRHANDRTRSLGVAFSGCTMPGAREPLFAVPEGMMSVGLGIHGEPGIYDIEIPTADGLAELFVSSLLSERPAGHDGRVAVVLNGLGTVKYEELFVVFRRVHRLLSDAGLTVVDPDVGELCTSLDMGGASLTLVWLDDELERLWTAGANAPAYRKGNLPQDAAGPAVGEAPGEIERGPAVPLATAQSQELAARVHSLLGVLAETLVEAADELGRLDAIAGDGDHGIGMERGSRAALAAATTALHAGAGAGTLLQSAGEAWSDKAGGTSGMLWGVALGALGETIGDRHGPDAQRVADGVADARAQIMAVGKAELGDKTLVDALVPFSETLSAHIAERMPLVDAWAAAAASATAAAEATAALSPRRGRARPLAHKSIGTPDPGAVSLALITRRIGAALAVASDTPAEQN; from the coding sequence ATGACTCGACTCTTCAACGCCCCGGCCGACTTCCCGGAGGAGTTGCTCGAAGGCTTCGTCGCCGCCTACCCGCGGCATGTGCGTGCCGTGCGCGGTGGCGTGGTGCGTGCCGGGCGCCACGACGAGGTGGCAGTGATCGCCGGGGGAGGATCCGGCCACTACCCGGCATTCTGTGGACTGGTCGGAGCCGGGCTGGCGCACGGCGCGGTCGTCGGCAACCTCTTCTCCTCGCCCTCGGCCCAGCAGGCGCACAGCGTCGGCCGAGCGGCGGATGCCGGGAGGGGCGTGATCTTCTCCTTCGGCAACTACGCCGGGGATGTGATGCACTTTGGTCGCGCGGCGGAGCAGCTCTCGGCGGAAGGGGTGCGCGCGGAGTGCGTCATCGTCACCGACGACATTGCCAGCGCATCGGTCGACGAGATGGACAAGCGCCGCGGCGTCGCCGGCGACCTCGTCGTGTTCAAGGTGATGGGCGCCGCGGCGGCAGAGGGCTGGGACCTCGACGACGTCGTGCGTGTCGGCCGCCATGCCAACGACCGCACGCGCTCTCTGGGCGTCGCCTTCAGCGGCTGCACGATGCCAGGGGCACGCGAGCCACTCTTCGCCGTGCCGGAAGGCATGATGTCGGTTGGGCTTGGGATCCACGGTGAGCCCGGCATCTATGACATCGAGATCCCCACGGCGGACGGCCTGGCAGAGCTCTTTGTCTCGTCGCTGCTGAGCGAGCGACCGGCTGGGCATGACGGCCGCGTTGCCGTCGTCCTGAACGGCCTGGGTACGGTCAAGTATGAGGAGCTCTTCGTCGTTTTTCGGCGCGTGCACCGGCTGCTCAGCGACGCCGGACTCACCGTTGTCGACCCCGACGTCGGGGAGCTGTGCACGAGCCTGGACATGGGCGGTGCCTCACTGACGCTGGTCTGGCTGGACGATGAGCTCGAGCGGCTCTGGACGGCCGGGGCCAACGCCCCGGCCTATCGCAAGGGGAACCTGCCACAGGATGCCGCAGGCCCGGCCGTCGGCGAGGCACCAGGCGAGATCGAGCGCGGCCCTGCCGTCCCGCTCGCGACGGCGCAGTCGCAGGAGCTGGCCGCCCGCGTGCACTCGCTGCTCGGCGTGCTCGCCGAGACGCTCGTCGAGGCGGCCGACGAGCTGGGCCGGCTCGACGCGATCGCCGGCGACGGCGACCACGGCATCGGCATGGAGCGCGGCTCGCGCGCGGCCCTCGCCGCCGCCACGACCGCCCTGCACGCCGGCGCCGGCGCCGGAACGCTGCTGCAGAGTGCGGGCGAGGCCTGGAGCGACAAGGCCGGCGGGACCTCCGGCATGCTCTGGGGCGTCGCGCTCGGCGCACTCGGCGAGACGATCGGCGACCGGCACGGGCCGGACGCGCAGCGGGTGGCCGACGGCGTCGCGGATGCCCGCGCGCAGATCATGGCCGTCGGCAAGGCCGAGCTTGGCGACAAGACGCTGGTCGACGCTCTCGTGCCCTTCTCCGAGACCCTCAGCGCACACATCGCCGAGCGGATGCCGCTGGTGGATGCCTGGGCGGCGGCGGCGGCCTCGGCCACGGCGGCGGCCGAGGCGACCGCGGCGCTCAGCCCGCGCCGCGGCCGGGCCCGCCCACTCGCGCACAAGAGCATCGGCACACCAGACCCCGGCGCCGTCTCCCTGGCGCTCATCACCAGACGGATCGGTGCGGCGCTCGCCGTGGCGTCCGACACACCTGCAGAACAGAACTGA
- a CDS encoding ribose-5-phosphate isomerase yields MTTPTPLRIVLASDSAGYEYKEEIKRLFDAHPLVSQLSDVGVDADGTTDYPHVAVAAARLVATGEADRALLVCGTGMGVAIAANKVPGIRASTAHDSFSVERLVLSNNAQVLALGQRVIGLELAKRLAEEWLHHRFDENSASAEKVAALCAYES; encoded by the coding sequence ATGACAACACCCACCCCCCTGCGCATCGTGCTGGCCAGCGACTCGGCCGGCTACGAGTACAAGGAAGAGATCAAGCGGCTCTTCGACGCGCACCCCCTCGTCTCCCAGCTGAGCGACGTCGGCGTCGACGCCGACGGCACCACCGACTACCCCCACGTCGCCGTTGCCGCCGCCCGCCTGGTGGCGACGGGGGAGGCCGACCGCGCGCTGCTGGTCTGTGGCACCGGTATGGGCGTCGCGATCGCGGCGAACAAGGTGCCCGGCATTCGCGCCTCGACCGCGCACGACTCCTTCTCCGTCGAGCGGCTCGTGCTGAGCAACAACGCCCAGGTGCTGGCGCTCGGTCAGCGGGTCATCGGGCTGGAGCTGGCCAAGCGGCTTGCCGAAGAATGGCTGCACCACCGCTTCGACGAGAACTCGGCCTCTGCGGAGAAGGTCGCTGCGCTCTGCGCATACGAATCGTGA
- a CDS encoding GntR family transcriptional regulator, producing MNEHRKQSIQGIGSIDRQTRRELILERLREAISSGQLEPGTHLAEIELSEALGVSRGTLREALRHLQQEGLIVGDARGRLTVRVVTAKEVREIFSVRAALESLAFAEVCAQPERDAALEAMRVALRTLEVTEGDYVAQLGADLAFHETLCLQSGNATLHQSWLSVSGLARAAVTAAGPETALHNMAIARHSPLLDYIATGDLAGGQAYLVAHMNDAADRIIATMAATEQQAQPPRAD from the coding sequence ATGAATGAGCACCGCAAGCAGTCGATCCAGGGCATCGGCTCCATCGACCGGCAGACCCGCCGCGAACTGATACTGGAGCGGCTGCGCGAGGCAATCAGCTCGGGGCAGCTCGAGCCCGGGACCCATCTGGCCGAGATCGAACTGAGCGAGGCACTCGGCGTGAGCCGGGGCACCCTCCGCGAGGCGTTGCGACACCTGCAGCAGGAGGGCTTGATCGTCGGCGACGCTCGGGGCCGGCTCACCGTGCGGGTCGTCACCGCCAAGGAGGTGCGCGAGATCTTCAGCGTGCGTGCCGCCCTGGAGTCGCTCGCATTCGCCGAGGTGTGCGCGCAGCCGGAGCGGGACGCGGCCCTCGAGGCCATGCGCGTCGCGCTGCGCACGCTGGAGGTCACAGAGGGGGACTACGTGGCCCAGCTCGGCGCCGACCTCGCGTTTCACGAGACGCTCTGCTTGCAGAGCGGCAACGCGACCCTGCACCAGTCCTGGCTCTCGGTCTCCGGGCTCGCCCGCGCCGCGGTGACGGCGGCCGGGCCGGAGACGGCGCTGCACAACATGGCGATCGCCCGGCACTCCCCGCTGCTCGACTACATCGCCACCGGCGACCTCGCGGGCGGTCAGGCCTATCTTGTCGCGCACATGAACGACGCGGCCGACCGGATCATCGCGACCATGGCCGCCACCGAGCAGCAGGCCCAGCCCCCGCGCGCGGACTAG
- a CDS encoding NAD(P)H-dependent oxidoreductase, translated as MNLHSLMQKRTETAGPIRVGVIGAGKFASMFLTQALNTAGIHVVGVADIDVPKARAALERTGWPEERYAAASLDEALRSGGTHVLDSAEDLIRLPQLEVVLEITGNPIIGTFHALTAIENGKHVIMVNVEADCMVGPILQRRAAAAGVVYSMAYGDQPALICELVDWARTVGFDVVAAGKGTKYLPEYNYSTPDTVWDYYGFSAEQLASGDFNPKMFNSFLDGTKSAIEMAAVANGTGLTPQDEGLLFPPAGVDDLPTVYRERSIGGSLSRRGTVEIASSLHRDGSQVERDLRWGVYVTFEAQTDYAVQCFAEYGVHTDETGRYGSLYRPYHMIGLELGVSVAAAVLRGEATGSPTGFRGDVVTTAKKELRAGDTLDGEGGYTVFGKLAPAHLSLERNALPLGLAHGAKLVRDVPKDRTVSWDDIEVDDSLLAVQLRRELETEFRAEL; from the coding sequence ATGAACCTCCACTCACTGATGCAGAAGCGCACCGAGACCGCCGGCCCGATCCGGGTCGGGGTGATCGGCGCGGGCAAGTTCGCATCCATGTTCCTCACCCAGGCGCTGAACACTGCCGGGATCCACGTCGTCGGCGTCGCCGACATCGACGTGCCGAAGGCGCGCGCGGCACTCGAGCGCACCGGCTGGCCGGAGGAGCGCTACGCCGCGGCCTCCCTCGACGAGGCGCTCCGGAGCGGGGGCACCCACGTGCTCGACTCTGCCGAAGACCTGATCCGGCTGCCGCAGCTCGAGGTTGTGCTGGAGATCACCGGCAACCCGATCATCGGAACCTTCCACGCGCTGACCGCGATCGAGAACGGCAAGCACGTCATCATGGTCAACGTCGAGGCCGACTGCATGGTCGGGCCGATCCTGCAGCGCCGCGCCGCGGCCGCCGGCGTCGTGTACTCGATGGCGTACGGCGACCAGCCTGCCCTGATCTGCGAGCTCGTCGACTGGGCCCGCACCGTCGGCTTCGACGTCGTGGCGGCCGGCAAGGGCACCAAGTACCTGCCCGAGTACAACTACTCCACGCCGGACACCGTGTGGGACTACTACGGCTTCAGCGCGGAGCAGCTGGCATCCGGCGACTTCAACCCGAAGATGTTCAACTCCTTCCTCGACGGCACCAAGTCAGCCATCGAGATGGCGGCCGTCGCCAACGGAACCGGCCTGACCCCGCAGGACGAGGGCTTGCTGTTCCCACCGGCCGGCGTCGACGATCTGCCAACCGTGTACCGGGAGCGTTCCATCGGCGGCAGCCTGAGCCGCCGCGGGACAGTCGAGATCGCGTCCAGCCTGCACCGCGACGGCAGCCAGGTCGAACGCGACCTCCGCTGGGGCGTCTACGTCACCTTCGAGGCACAGACCGACTATGCCGTGCAGTGCTTCGCCGAGTACGGCGTGCACACCGACGAGACGGGGCGCTACGGCTCGCTCTACCGGCCGTACCACATGATCGGCCTCGAGCTCGGCGTCAGCGTGGCGGCCGCCGTGCTGCGCGGCGAGGCGACCGGCTCCCCGACGGGGTTCCGCGGCGATGTCGTGACGACGGCGAAGAAGGAGCTGCGTGCCGGCGACACCCTCGACGGCGAGGGCGGCTACACGGTGTTCGGCAAACTGGCGCCCGCCCACCTCTCTCTGGAGCGCAACGCCCTCCCGTTGGGGCTCGCACATGGTGCCAAGCTCGTCCGCGACGTTCCGAAGGACCGCACGGTCTCCTGGGACGACATCGAGGTCGACGACTCGCTGCTCGCGGTGCAGCTGCGCCGGGAGCTGGAGACGGAGTTCCGCGCGGAACTCTGA
- a CDS encoding FadR/GntR family transcriptional regulator — MNGTNGWTPVQRVRTSEQVMAQIEERILDGRLRAGDHLPSERELAAMLGVSRPSLRESLRVLEALGILDIRRGGGAGGGAVLLGVPGPGFVNLLKLQLALGQFTAVDVLETRVALESWSAAEAARRAGPADLAALSGILDRMDEPAITAAAFNGLDAAFHTRVADATGNALTAHLMAALRTAINRQMVEAYSALPDWRLTAETVRAEHRAILDALGAGTPEEASRLMHDHIHDFYALGAQAPSRLH; from the coding sequence GTGAACGGCACGAACGGCTGGACACCCGTGCAGCGGGTGCGCACCTCCGAGCAGGTGATGGCGCAGATCGAGGAGCGCATCCTCGATGGACGCCTGCGCGCAGGCGACCACCTGCCGAGCGAACGGGAACTCGCCGCCATGCTCGGGGTGTCCCGGCCGTCGCTGCGTGAGTCGCTGCGCGTCCTCGAGGCCCTCGGCATCCTCGACATCCGCCGCGGCGGCGGGGCAGGGGGCGGGGCGGTGCTGCTGGGGGTGCCCGGCCCCGGCTTCGTCAACCTGCTCAAGCTGCAGCTCGCGCTCGGCCAGTTCACCGCCGTCGACGTGCTCGAGACGCGCGTCGCGCTGGAGAGCTGGTCGGCCGCCGAGGCGGCGCGGCGGGCCGGGCCGGCCGACCTCGCCGCTCTCAGCGGCATCCTGGACCGCATGGACGAGCCGGCGATCACGGCGGCCGCGTTCAACGGGCTGGACGCGGCCTTCCACACGCGCGTCGCCGACGCGACCGGCAACGCGCTGACCGCGCACCTGATGGCCGCATTGCGCACAGCCATCAACCGACAGATGGTCGAGGCCTACTCCGCCCTGCCCGACTGGCGGCTCACCGCCGAGACGGTGCGCGCCGAGCATCGCGCCATCCTGGACGCGCTCGGCGCCGGTACCCCCGAGGAGGCCTCGCGCCTCATGCACGACCACATCCACGACTTCTACGCGCTCGGGGCCCAGGCCCCGAGCCGGCTCCACTGA
- a CDS encoding four-carbon acid sugar kinase family protein, translating into MKTVVLDDDPTGTQSASGVTVLLQSDAGLLEAALREAASVYVQTNSRAVDTAAAVDFVRRVREDALEAGRRLGEEIQFVLRGDSTLRGHVFAETEVFLGDGAVMVFVPAFPDGGRTTVGGVHYVQVDGVRVPAHETEFAADPVFPFSTGVLADYVAEKSARPAVGVPLAEVRTPGRLAAALRGAPGAVVLPDAEDNDDVRLIAGEIQAARAAGADVIVRSAAPLAAVLAGVESDGLLARPLVAGPVPTLLVCGSHTAGAAAQLAAITGAWPDAAVVDTVAALTDPWAAAEPAAVSALSQLERRGVAVVTSERTRSSAHNTLGHGEQVMEALTAVVRTVLPRIEVVIAKGGITSADVATHGLGAQSALVLGQVLPGVSVWRLRARNQREILYVVVPGNVGDAQTLAEVLSALHRG; encoded by the coding sequence ATGAAGACCGTCGTACTCGATGACGACCCCACGGGAACCCAGTCAGCCAGCGGCGTGACCGTCCTGCTGCAGAGCGACGCCGGGTTGCTGGAGGCCGCACTGCGCGAGGCCGCCAGCGTCTACGTGCAGACGAACAGCCGGGCCGTCGACACGGCGGCCGCGGTCGACTTCGTGCGCCGGGTGCGCGAGGACGCGCTCGAGGCCGGCCGCCGCCTCGGCGAGGAGATCCAGTTCGTGCTGCGCGGGGACTCCACGCTGCGCGGCCACGTCTTCGCCGAGACCGAGGTGTTCCTCGGGGACGGGGCAGTGATGGTGTTCGTGCCCGCCTTCCCCGACGGCGGGCGCACAACGGTCGGCGGCGTGCACTACGTCCAGGTCGACGGGGTCCGCGTTCCGGCCCACGAGACGGAGTTCGCCGCCGACCCCGTCTTCCCCTTCTCCACAGGCGTGCTGGCCGACTATGTCGCGGAGAAATCGGCCAGGCCCGCCGTCGGTGTTCCGCTCGCCGAGGTCCGCACCCCGGGCCGGCTCGCCGCCGCCCTGCGCGGTGCGCCGGGAGCCGTCGTGCTCCCGGACGCGGAGGACAACGACGACGTGCGCCTCATCGCCGGCGAGATCCAGGCGGCCCGTGCCGCAGGCGCCGACGTCATCGTGCGCTCGGCCGCCCCGCTCGCCGCGGTGCTCGCCGGCGTCGAGAGCGACGGCCTGCTCGCCCGGCCCCTCGTCGCCGGCCCCGTGCCGACACTGCTGGTCTGCGGATCGCACACCGCGGGCGCCGCAGCACAGCTGGCCGCGATCACCGGCGCCTGGCCGGATGCGGCGGTGGTCGACACCGTTGCGGCCCTGACCGACCCCTGGGCGGCCGCCGAGCCCGCCGCTGTCTCGGCCCTCAGCCAACTGGAACGCCGCGGCGTCGCGGTCGTCACCAGCGAGCGCACCCGCTCATCCGCACACAACACCCTCGGCCACGGCGAACAGGTGATGGAGGCCCTCACGGCCGTCGTGCGCACCGTGCTGCCACGCATCGAAGTCGTCATCGCCAAGGGCGGCATCACCTCGGCGGACGTCGCGACGCATGGCCTCGGCGCGCAGTCCGCCCTCGTGCTCGGGCAGGTGCTCCCCGGCGTCTCGGTCTGGCGCCTGCGCGCCCGGAACCAGCGCGAGATTCTGTACGTGGTCGTGCCCGGAAACGTCGGAGACGCACAGACCCTGGCCGAGGTGCTTTCCGCGCTGCACCGAGGGTGA